A window of the Candidatus Zymogenaceae bacterium genome harbors these coding sequences:
- a CDS encoding A/G-specific adenine glycosylase: MVTDTSTCPRLDDREIHAFQKIVRDYYRRAGRSFPWRETTDPYRILVSELMLQQTQTARVVEKFVRFTDTLPDVFSLADASTHEVLSLWQGLGYNRRALYLKEAAGVVVREYNGVLPADGAALLSLPGVGPATAGALLAFAFNEPSVFVETNIRAVFIHYFFEGTDAVADRDILPLVEATLDREDPRTWYWGLMDYGVFLKESAENPAKRSAHHTTQSPFKGSDREIRGAVLALLVEQGLILKDDILARFPGEAERVMRIVADLEREGFLDIRGNTIAPKEG, from the coding sequence ATCGTGACCGATACCAGTACGTGCCCCCGCCTCGACGACCGGGAGATACACGCCTTCCAAAAGATCGTGAGGGATTATTACAGACGTGCGGGGCGGTCGTTTCCCTGGCGGGAGACAACCGATCCCTATCGCATCCTGGTGTCCGAGCTGATGCTCCAGCAGACCCAGACCGCCCGGGTGGTGGAGAAATTCGTCCGGTTTACCGACACCCTCCCCGATGTCTTCAGCCTGGCCGATGCCTCGACTCACGAGGTGCTGTCTTTGTGGCAGGGGCTCGGCTACAACCGGAGGGCGCTCTATCTGAAAGAGGCCGCCGGAGTGGTGGTTCGGGAGTACAACGGCGTTCTCCCCGCCGACGGGGCGGCCCTGCTTTCCCTTCCGGGCGTCGGCCCCGCCACCGCCGGGGCGCTCCTCGCCTTCGCCTTCAACGAGCCCTCGGTCTTCGTGGAGACCAACATCCGGGCCGTATTCATCCACTATTTTTTCGAGGGGACGGACGCCGTTGCTGATCGGGACATCCTCCCCCTGGTGGAGGCCACGCTGGATAGAGAAGACCCCCGCACCTGGTACTGGGGCCTGATGGACTACGGCGTCTTCCTGAAGGAGTCGGCGGAAAATCCGGCAAAAAGGAGCGCACACCACACAACGCAGTCCCCCTTTAAGGGGTCGGACCGGGAGATCCGGGGCGCGGTGCTGGCGCTTTTGGTGGAGCAGGGTCTCATTTTAAAAGATGACATCCTGGCCCGGTTCCCGGGGGAGGCGGAACGGGTGATGCGGATCGTGGCGGATTTGGAGCGGGAGGGATTTCTGGATATCCGGGGCAACACCATCGCCCCGAAGGAGGGATAG
- a CDS encoding endonuclease III domain-containing protein has product MRTLLETIYQSLHGHFGHRNWWPGDTPFEIAVGAILTQNTSWANVTKAIDNLKGAGVLTQSAMARLPQNELEELIRPSGFFRVKGRRLKCFLDYLAREWEGDMSLALAGDLTAARERLLGVSGIGPETADSILLYAGGRPVFVVDAYTKRVLVRHDLVDETASYHDIQALFMDHLPHDAELFNDFHAQFVAVGKEYCRPKHPRCSECPLEGILPEKEPIRS; this is encoded by the coding sequence ATGCGCACACTTCTTGAAACAATCTACCAATCGCTTCATGGGCATTTCGGCCACCGGAACTGGTGGCCCGGGGACACCCCCTTCGAGATCGCCGTGGGCGCCATCCTGACCCAGAACACGAGCTGGGCGAACGTCACAAAGGCCATCGACAACCTGAAGGGCGCGGGAGTGCTCACGCAATCGGCGATGGCCCGGCTCCCCCAGAACGAGCTGGAAGAACTGATCCGTCCCTCGGGCTTCTTCCGGGTCAAGGGGCGGCGCCTCAAATGCTTCCTGGATTACCTGGCCCGTGAATGGGAGGGCGACATGTCTCTTGCCTTGGCGGGCGACCTCACCGCCGCCAGGGAGCGGCTCCTCGGGGTGTCCGGCATCGGCCCCGAGACGGCGGACAGCATCCTCCTCTACGCCGGGGGCCGCCCGGTCTTCGTGGTGGACGCCTACACGAAACGGGTGCTCGTCCGCCATGATCTTGTCGATGAAACCGCCTCCTATCACGACATCCAGGCGCTGTTTATGGATCACCTGCCTCATGACGCGGAGCTCTTCAACGACTTCCACGCCCAGTTCGTGGCGGTGGGGAAGGAATACTGCCGCCCGAAGCATCCCCGGTGTTCGGAGTGTCCCCTGGAGGGGATTTTGCCGGAAAAGGAACCGATACGATCGTGA
- a CDS encoding gamma carbonic anhydrase family protein, translated as MAIYRFEERTPRVSDDAYVSPEATIVGDVVIGPGCFIGPGARIKGDYGAIVVGAETSIQENCVVHARPGERCEIGSRVNVGHGAIIHGGFVGDGVVVGMGAIISDFSTIGEYAIVAEGCVVPARMEIPERKIAVGVPAKVIGDVTDETIEIYEKYKDIYADLSRRYKTGLVRINDDAHTGHTD; from the coding sequence ATGGCGATTTATCGTTTTGAAGAAAGAACCCCCCGAGTTTCCGATGATGCCTACGTCTCCCCCGAAGCGACCATCGTGGGTGACGTCGTGATCGGTCCCGGCTGTTTTATCGGCCCCGGCGCCCGCATCAAGGGCGATTACGGCGCCATCGTGGTGGGAGCCGAGACCTCAATACAGGAAAACTGCGTGGTTCACGCCAGGCCCGGGGAGCGCTGTGAGATCGGCTCCCGGGTGAATGTCGGCCATGGGGCCATCATCCACGGCGGCTTTGTGGGCGACGGCGTTGTGGTGGGAATGGGCGCCATTATCAGCGATTTTTCGACAATCGGGGAATACGCCATCGTCGCCGAGGGATGCGTGGTTCCCGCCAGGATGGAAATTCCGGAAAGAAAGATCGCTGTGGGGGTTCCCGCCAAGGTCATCGGTGACGTCACCGACGAAACTATCGAGATATATGAGAAATACAAGGATATTTACGCGGACCTCTCCCGGCGATACAAGACCGGCCTTGTGAGAATCAACGATGACGCGCATACGGGACACACGGATTAG
- a CDS encoding SurA N-terminal domain-containing protein produces the protein MLNILRRQAGAWWIKVLLIAVALSFIIGFGILGSVQDKDTSWYVAKIDDTIITVDDFTMLYSQEIETLKEKYGDDLTEEDIAALDLKRTILETEIERLLILKEARRLELPVSDSEVSDIIANSVIFQDGGEFNYELYSDILRYNGLNELQFEEMIREDLMSQKLKDVVYDSVKITNEEAVLLLGPLGVDMTIFDEADPDTREFLLSQALGIKKYQAYDTYLDDLIAKSEIIINEEYLE, from the coding sequence ATGCTCAACATCTTGCGAAGACAGGCGGGGGCCTGGTGGATCAAGGTGCTTCTGATCGCCGTGGCTTTAAGCTTCATCATAGGATTCGGCATCCTGGGCTCTGTGCAGGACAAGGATACCAGCTGGTATGTGGCGAAAATAGACGACACCATTATCACCGTCGATGATTTTACCATGCTGTACTCCCAGGAAATAGAAACGCTCAAGGAAAAATACGGCGATGACCTGACCGAAGAGGACATCGCTGCCCTGGACCTGAAACGGACCATTCTGGAAACCGAGATCGAGAGACTCTTGATACTCAAAGAGGCACGGCGGCTGGAGCTTCCGGTATCCGACAGTGAAGTGTCGGACATCATTGCAAACTCCGTTATATTCCAAGACGGCGGGGAGTTCAACTATGAGCTCTACAGTGATATCCTCAGATATAACGGACTGAACGAGCTCCAGTTCGAAGAGATGATTCGAGAGGATTTGATGTCCCAAAAGCTCAAGGACGTGGTGTACGATTCGGTCAAGATCACCAACGAAGAGGCGGTTCTCCTATTGGGGCCCCTGGGAGTCGACATGACGATTTTTGACGAGGCCGATCCCGATACCAGGGAGTTTCTGCTCTCCCAAGCCCTCGGCATCAAGAAATATCAGGCCTACGATACATATCTGGACGACCTGATAGCCAAATCCGAGATCATCATCAACGAAGAGTACCTGGAATAA
- a CDS encoding rod shape-determining protein, whose protein sequence is MMSSDLSIDLGTANTLVYLKGKGIVADEPSVVAVKEGGRGERRIIAVGSEAKLMLGRTPESIRAVRPLKDGVIADFEIAEHMLKHFIKKAHNRKTLVRPRIIISIPSGITPVERRAVIESAYTAGAREVYLIEEPIAAAIGVGLPISEPTGNMVVDIGGGTTEVAVISMNDIVYAESVRTGGDKMDEAIIQYMKRKYNLLLGESFAERVKIELGAAIVENGSEKMEIRGRDLGSGIPKTLMVTADEINEALSVPIEVIVETVRSTLENTPPELASDFLENGIVLTGGGAKLKNIDKLLNRETGLPIVVAENPLIMVVLGCGRALDDPDLLKMVTTPGR, encoded by the coding sequence ATGATGTCCAGCGATCTTTCCATCGACCTGGGAACAGCGAACACGTTGGTGTATTTGAAGGGAAAGGGCATCGTTGCCGACGAACCATCGGTGGTGGCGGTCAAGGAAGGGGGTCGGGGGGAGCGGCGCATCATCGCCGTGGGGAGTGAGGCGAAGCTGATGCTTGGGAGGACCCCCGAATCCATCCGGGCCGTTCGGCCCCTCAAGGACGGCGTCATCGCCGATTTTGAGATCGCCGAACACATGCTCAAGCACTTCATCAAAAAGGCCCACAATCGAAAGACCCTGGTTCGGCCCCGGATCATCATCTCCATTCCCTCGGGCATCACACCGGTGGAGCGCCGGGCGGTGATCGAATCGGCCTATACCGCCGGAGCCCGGGAGGTGTACCTGATCGAGGAGCCGATCGCCGCCGCCATCGGTGTGGGACTTCCCATTTCAGAGCCCACCGGGAACATGGTCGTCGATATCGGCGGAGGTACCACGGAAGTGGCGGTCATCTCCATGAACGATATCGTGTATGCCGAGTCGGTGAGAACGGGCGGCGACAAGATGGATGAAGCCATCATCCAGTACATGAAGCGAAAATACAATCTCCTTCTGGGCGAGAGTTTCGCCGAGCGGGTGAAGATCGAGCTGGGGGCGGCCATTGTGGAGAACGGAAGCGAAAAGATGGAAATACGGGGGCGGGATCTGGGAAGCGGCATTCCGAAGACCCTGATGGTGACCGCCGACGAAATAAACGAGGCCCTTTCCGTGCCCATCGAGGTCATTGTGGAGACGGTGCGCAGCACCCTGGAAAATACCCCTCCCGAGCTTGCATCGGATTTTCTGGAAAACGGCATCGTGTTGACCGGAGGCGGTGCGAAGCTCAAAAACATCGATAAGCTGCTGAACAGGGAGACGGGGCTACCCATCGTAGTCGCCGAAAATCCGTTGATCATGGTGGTGCTCGGTTGCGGCAGGGCCCTGGATGATCCCGATCTTCTGAAAATGGTTACGACGCCGGGGCGGTAG
- the mreC gene encoding rod shape-determining protein MreC, giving the protein MMRRYIQRHRAVAVGIVLLICAALILISPDRGGGVLSEVRGVLLTIVSPVQRLLVSAYQDVVGVWERYIYLVGVEEENEQLKSSLDKISSKYENLKILYVETEKKNQRLENILDFTHETSYNLIPARVIGRDPQPFSGSIVVDKGTASGVSIDMPVISTDGVVGIVMSVSARSSRIMLLNDKICRVDVIVQDDRVRGILEGAADGSLKLSYVDRQAEVTEGDIIVTSGMGGIFPKGLLVGEVAAVTVPPYGLFREIVVEPRAKLSALEEVLIIVR; this is encoded by the coding sequence ATGATGCGTCGATACATCCAAAGACACAGGGCCGTTGCCGTGGGGATCGTCCTTTTGATATGTGCAGCACTCATCCTTATCTCCCCCGACCGAGGGGGAGGCGTGTTGTCCGAGGTCAGGGGGGTGCTGTTGACGATTGTATCACCGGTTCAGAGGCTTCTTGTATCCGCCTATCAGGATGTTGTGGGGGTATGGGAGAGATATATCTATCTTGTCGGGGTAGAGGAGGAAAACGAACAGCTTAAATCGTCGCTGGACAAGATCTCCTCCAAGTATGAAAACCTCAAGATTCTCTATGTGGAGACCGAGAAGAAAAACCAGCGGCTGGAGAACATCCTCGACTTCACCCACGAGACATCCTACAATCTCATCCCGGCCCGGGTCATCGGGAGGGACCCACAGCCCTTTTCCGGCTCCATCGTGGTAGACAAGGGGACCGCGTCGGGGGTGTCCATCGACATGCCGGTGATCTCCACCGACGGCGTGGTGGGGATCGTGATGTCCGTGTCGGCTCGATCATCACGCATTATGCTTCTCAACGACAAGATCTGTCGTGTCGACGTCATCGTCCAGGACGATCGGGTCCGGGGCATTCTGGAGGGGGCCGCGGACGGCTCCTTGAAGCTGTCGTATGTGGACAGGCAGGCCGAAGTCACCGAGGGGGATATCATCGTGACCTCCGGTATGGGGGGGATATTTCCAAAGGGTCTTCTGGTAGGGGAGGTGGCGGCGGTCACCGTTCCCCCCTACGGCCTGTTTCGGGAGATCGTTGTTGAACCCCGGGCGAAGCTTTCCGCCCTGGAGGAAGTACTCATCATAGTCAGATGA
- the mreD gene encoding rod shape-determining protein MreD, whose amino-acid sequence MPITQSDTGEGKGRLAVSLVLFFLLGFLAVILSGVIGEYRGVRVEWLMILVVYLGIYKSPGLSVFLTLLLGVILDMSSASFFGEGLVSTIWVMLIARGVSRLIYADRPVMQFLILAACVMSLGGVLCFLYGIMDVSCGASARIFTRLLFSSGVTAFVGVGLLALLKRIDPERGGYYLTRFMPERREAPLI is encoded by the coding sequence ATGCCGATAACCCAGAGCGATACCGGGGAGGGAAAGGGGCGGTTGGCGGTGAGCCTTGTGCTCTTTTTTCTCTTGGGCTTTCTCGCCGTCATTCTTTCGGGGGTGATCGGGGAGTACCGAGGCGTTCGGGTGGAGTGGCTGATGATCCTGGTCGTGTACCTGGGCATATATAAATCCCCGGGGCTGTCGGTGTTCCTGACACTGCTCCTGGGCGTCATTCTGGATATGTCGTCCGCGTCGTTCTTCGGCGAGGGACTGGTCTCCACCATATGGGTGATGCTGATCGCCCGGGGCGTCTCCCGGCTCATATACGCCGATCGCCCGGTCATGCAGTTTCTCATCCTGGCGGCGTGCGTTATGAGCCTCGGGGGGGTGCTGTGTTTCCTGTACGGCATCATGGACGTTTCGTGCGGGGCGAGTGCACGGATATTCACCCGTCTCCTTTTCTCTTCCGGGGTTACGGCGTTTGTCGGCGTCGGTCTTTTGGCCCTTTTGAAGCGCATCGATCCCGAGCGGGGCGGATACTACCTAACCCGGTTTATGCCGGAGCGGCGGGAGGCGCCGCTGATATAG
- the mrdA gene encoding penicillin-binding protein 2, with the protein MSRFLLQRPEPSRMIRTGLMGVLAVFLLISLAARLAYLQLYRGEEFRVMSEDNRIRIVKIPAPRGMFFDRNLEIVVDNRPSLDVKVAEEFVDDLNETLGLISSLTGVDEATLRENLEAERRTQPKYRPLTAASDLSRDELAALMTRLWRINGVTVEVRPVRDYVRGPLAPHLFGYLGEISDDELETERYGGYEMGDIIGRRGIEETWDRELRGVDGSLHVEVDSTGRELVVLGETEAVPGNNLVLTIDADLQEFARLQMEENEYAGAVIAMDPRTFEVLALVSAPDFDPSLFARGVTGDEWALLVTDPRHPLENKCISGQYPPGSTFKIFTATAGLEEGVIDDETPLYCPGYFNFGGHSFGCWKAGGHGRIKLHRAIRESCDVFFYKTGDMVGIDRLAFYCSGYGLGTLTGIPLANEKPGLLPSTQWKEEYFGEPWYPGETISCAIGQGYVLVTPIQLLSAFCALANGGTVYTPMVVKEVQSPEGETLTVYEPEKVGTVPISEEHLEMIKRGLYGAVNEPGGTGWRARVEGMNVCGKTGTAQVIAGTMSSAYLPYELRDHAWFVCFAPLEDPEIAVAVLVEHGGFGGTASAPIAGAVVREYFRLTGALSDE; encoded by the coding sequence ATGAGCAGGTTCCTTCTCCAGCGGCCTGAGCCGTCCCGGATGATCAGAACGGGCCTGATGGGGGTGCTGGCCGTATTTCTCCTGATATCCCTGGCGGCCCGCCTGGCCTATCTCCAGCTCTATCGGGGCGAGGAGTTCCGGGTCATGAGCGAGGACAACCGGATTCGTATCGTGAAGATCCCGGCGCCTCGCGGTATGTTTTTCGACAGGAACCTCGAGATCGTGGTGGACAACCGCCCCTCCCTGGACGTGAAGGTGGCCGAGGAGTTCGTGGACGACCTGAACGAGACCCTCGGGCTTATATCCTCCCTCACCGGCGTGGACGAGGCGACGCTCAGAGAAAATCTCGAAGCCGAACGACGGACCCAGCCGAAGTATCGACCGTTGACGGCAGCGTCGGACCTCTCCCGGGACGAGCTGGCGGCCCTGATGACGAGACTGTGGCGCATTAACGGTGTTACCGTGGAGGTTCGTCCCGTCAGGGACTATGTCCGGGGCCCCCTGGCGCCGCACCTGTTCGGGTACCTGGGGGAAATCAGTGATGACGAGCTTGAGACGGAGCGGTACGGCGGCTATGAGATGGGGGATATCATCGGCAGACGCGGCATCGAGGAAACCTGGGATCGGGAACTCCGGGGCGTGGACGGAAGCCTCCATGTGGAGGTGGACTCCACCGGTCGGGAGCTCGTGGTCTTGGGGGAAACCGAGGCGGTTCCTGGCAACAACCTGGTGCTGACGATCGATGCGGATCTTCAGGAATTCGCCCGCTTGCAGATGGAGGAAAACGAATACGCCGGCGCCGTCATCGCCATGGATCCTCGTACCTTCGAGGTGCTGGCGCTGGTATCGGCGCCGGATTTCGATCCGTCCCTCTTCGCCCGTGGGGTCACCGGTGATGAATGGGCCCTGCTGGTCACCGACCCCCGCCACCCGCTGGAGAACAAGTGCATCTCGGGCCAGTACCCCCCCGGCTCCACGTTCAAGATATTCACCGCCACCGCGGGCCTCGAGGAGGGGGTGATCGACGACGAGACGCCGCTCTATTGCCCCGGCTATTTCAACTTCGGCGGGCATTCGTTCGGGTGCTGGAAGGCCGGGGGGCACGGCCGCATCAAGCTTCACCGGGCGATCCGGGAATCCTGTGACGTCTTCTTTTACAAGACCGGAGACATGGTGGGCATCGATCGCCTCGCCTTTTACTGCAGCGGCTACGGGCTGGGCACGCTTACCGGCATCCCGCTGGCAAACGAAAAGCCGGGTCTATTGCCCTCGACACAGTGGAAGGAGGAGTATTTCGGCGAGCCGTGGTATCCGGGAGAGACCATCTCGTGCGCCATCGGCCAGGGATACGTGCTGGTGACGCCCATCCAGCTTTTGAGCGCGTTTTGCGCCCTAGCCAACGGGGGCACCGTCTATACGCCGATGGTGGTCAAGGAGGTACAGAGTCCCGAGGGGGAGACGTTGACCGTCTATGAACCGGAAAAGGTCGGAACGGTGCCGATCTCGGAAGAACACCTCGAGATGATCAAGCGGGGGCTCTACGGCGCCGTGAACGAGCCCGGCGGAACGGGGTGGCGCGCCCGGGTGGAGGGTATGAACGTCTGCGGCAAGACCGGAACCGCCCAAGTTATTGCCGGGACGATGAGCAGCGCATATCTCCCCTATGAGCTTCGGGATCATGCCTGGTTTGTCTGCTTTGCGCCGCTTGAGGATCCGGAGATCGCCGTGGCGGTCCTGGTGGAGCACGGGGGATTCGGCGGGACCGCGTCGGCCCCCATCGCCGGGGCGGTGGTAAGGGAGTATTTCAGGCTGACGGGGGCGCTTTCGGATGAATAG
- the rodA gene encoding rod shape-determining protein RodA — MNRSLTDRVDPYLVSITIMLLVVGLANLYSASLRETISDTPIYIKQTYWALVGLAAMTAVIFIEYRTIRRFAYVIYGANLALLVAVLFLGGGAGGAHRWFVLGPVSFQPSEFMKLSCILAVSSYFASVTGPEGLRIRDLLVPAAMTAVPAALIVMEPDLGSAGLLVLLFLTMICMIRMRPRTYMALAVTTLVCAPPVVFFGWRYLKPYQRQRIITFLNPESDPLGSGYHIIQSKIAVGSGQLFGKGYLAGTQGQLKFLPEQHTDFIFSVLAEEWGFIGGLVFLGLVLAYVVRGTVISREAKDMFTSITAMGITVLFLWQSFINIAMAVGLFPVVGIPLPFLSYGGSSLVTTLLGTGMLLNIHMRRRVF, encoded by the coding sequence ATGAATAGGAGCCTAACGGACAGGGTGGATCCGTATCTCGTCTCTATCACGATCATGCTGTTGGTGGTGGGGCTAGCCAACCTCTATTCCGCATCCCTCAGGGAGACCATCAGCGATACTCCCATCTACATCAAGCAGACCTACTGGGCGCTGGTGGGCCTGGCGGCCATGACGGCGGTCATCTTCATCGAATATCGCACGATACGAAGGTTCGCCTATGTCATTTACGGGGCAAACCTGGCGCTCCTCGTTGCAGTACTCTTCCTGGGCGGCGGCGCCGGCGGCGCCCATCGGTGGTTTGTCCTCGGCCCCGTCTCCTTTCAGCCGTCCGAGTTCATGAAGCTCTCGTGTATACTGGCCGTCTCGTCCTATTTCGCCTCGGTTACGGGACCGGAGGGCTTGAGGATTCGGGACCTCCTTGTCCCCGCCGCCATGACCGCGGTGCCTGCGGCGCTCATCGTCATGGAGCCGGACCTGGGATCGGCGGGGCTGTTGGTGCTCCTGTTTTTGACGATGATATGTATGATCAGGATGCGGCCGAGGACATACATGGCCCTGGCGGTTACGACGCTTGTGTGCGCCCCGCCGGTGGTCTTTTTCGGGTGGCGATACCTCAAGCCCTACCAGCGCCAGAGGATCATCACCTTCCTCAATCCCGAATCCGATCCTCTGGGGTCGGGGTATCACATCATCCAGTCCAAGATCGCCGTGGGCAGCGGTCAGCTTTTCGGCAAGGGGTACTTGGCCGGCACCCAGGGGCAGCTCAAATTCCTCCCGGAGCAGCATACCGACTTCATTTTCAGCGTGCTGGCCGAGGAGTGGGGTTTTATCGGCGGTCTGGTGTTTCTGGGGCTGGTGCTGGCCTACGTCGTCCGGGGAACGGTCATTTCACGGGAGGCGAAGGACATGTTCACCTCCATCACCGCCATGGGCATTACGGTGTTGTTCCTGTGGCAGTCGTTTATCAACATCGCGATGGCGGTGGGCCTTTTCCCCGTCGTGGGGATCCCCCTCCCCTTTCTCTCCTACGGCGGGTCGTCCCTGGTGACGACGCTTCTGGGCACGGGGATGCTCTTGAACATCCACATGCGGCGAAGGGTTTTCTGA
- a CDS encoding archease — MGSWEFLDHTADVRLFVRGGDIHDLFITAARALMEVLVGVVPTGDLEYRTVRAEGEGFEELLVDWLRELLFLFQGEGVIAVKHDIIEIDRMHLIARCGCAAFDPMKMSMATDVKAITYHDLVVTEDDRGVSARIVCDV; from the coding sequence ATGGGATCCTGGGAGTTTCTCGATCACACGGCGGACGTGCGGCTTTTCGTGCGGGGAGGGGATATACACGACTTGTTCATCACCGCCGCCCGTGCGTTGATGGAGGTTTTGGTCGGCGTCGTACCGACCGGAGACCTCGAGTATCGCACGGTCCGGGCCGAGGGGGAAGGATTCGAGGAACTGCTGGTGGACTGGCTGAGGGAGCTCCTCTTTCTGTTCCAGGGAGAGGGGGTGATCGCCGTGAAACATGACATAATTGAAATCGACCGAATGCATCTTATCGCCCGGTGCGGCTGTGCGGCGTTCGACCCGATGAAGATGTCCATGGCGACCGATGTCAAGGCGATCACCTATCACGATCTCGTCGTCACAGAGGACGACCGGGGCGTTTCTGCGCGCATCGTGTGCGATGTGTGA
- a CDS encoding RtcB family protein — protein sequence MELVQRDAYRWEVPKTGRMAVPGLIFSDDVMIEDILRDRGPVQVANVATLPGILTHSLAMPDMHWGYGFPIGGVAAFDIKNGVISPGGVGYDINCGVRLIRTELEHGRIKKKLEELIMELFRAIPSGVGSKGRLHLNEKDERSVLTRGARWAVERGMGGEEDLVRTEDGGVMEGAEPEALSERALTRGKDQLGTLGSGNHFLEIGVVDEVYDDRTARAFGLFTNGVVVQIHSGSRGLGYQVCDDFLKIMGRVTAREGIDIPDRQLACAPIGSDEGREYYSAMACAANYAWANRQVMLHWTREVFMRVLNLSPVELKMNMVYDVCHNIAKFERHTIDGKKREVCVHRKGATRSLPPGHPLVPGPYRDVGQPILIPGDMGTASYVLVGTENAVAETFASTCHGAGRVLSRKAAKQKAQGRAIARELEDQGILVMAAGKNALAEEIPEAYKDVDRVVAAVEGAGLSRKVARLKPIGVIKG from the coding sequence ATAGAGCTTGTTCAAAGGGATGCGTATCGCTGGGAGGTGCCCAAAACCGGACGGATGGCGGTGCCGGGGCTGATTTTCTCGGACGATGTGATGATAGAGGATATCCTGAGGGATCGGGGCCCGGTGCAGGTGGCGAACGTGGCGACGCTCCCCGGCATTCTGACTCATTCTCTCGCCATGCCGGACATGCACTGGGGATACGGGTTTCCCATCGGCGGGGTCGCGGCCTTCGATATCAAAAACGGCGTCATATCCCCCGGCGGCGTCGGGTACGACATCAACTGCGGCGTGCGCCTGATCAGGACGGAGCTGGAGCACGGCCGTATCAAAAAGAAGCTGGAAGAGCTGATCATGGAGCTCTTTCGGGCGATCCCCTCGGGGGTCGGCTCGAAGGGGCGTCTCCATCTGAACGAAAAGGACGAAAGGAGTGTGCTCACCCGCGGGGCGCGCTGGGCGGTTGAGCGGGGGATGGGGGGTGAAGAGGACCTGGTGCGCACCGAGGACGGCGGAGTGATGGAGGGGGCGGAGCCGGAGGCGCTATCCGAGCGGGCGCTTACCCGAGGGAAGGATCAGCTCGGCACCCTCGGCAGCGGCAATCACTTCCTCGAGATCGGCGTGGTGGATGAGGTATACGATGACCGGACCGCCCGGGCCTTCGGGCTGTTCACCAATGGGGTGGTGGTGCAGATACACTCCGGGTCCCGGGGGCTGGGCTATCAGGTGTGCGACGATTTTCTCAAGATCATGGGGAGGGTCACGGCCCGTGAGGGGATCGACATCCCGGACCGACAGCTCGCCTGCGCGCCCATCGGGTCCGATGAGGGGAGGGAGTATTATTCCGCCATGGCCTGCGCCGCAAACTACGCCTGGGCGAACCGACAGGTGATGCTCCACTGGACGAGGGAGGTCTTCATGCGGGTGCTCAACCTGTCGCCGGTGGAGCTCAAGATGAACATGGTCTATGACGTCTGCCACAACATCGCCAAGTTCGAGCGGCACACGATAGACGGAAAAAAGCGGGAGGTCTGCGTCCACCGAAAGGGGGCCACCCGCTCTCTGCCGCCGGGTCATCCCCTGGTCCCGGGGCCATACCGGGATGTGGGACAGCCCATCCTCATACCGGGGGACATGGGGACGGCGTCGTACGTGCTTGTCGGCACGGAGAACGCTGTGGCCGAGACCTTCGCCAGCACCTGCCACGGCGCCGGGCGGGTGCTCTCACGGAAGGCGGCGAAGCAAAAGGCCCAAGGCCGCGCCATCGCCCGGGAGCTGGAGGATCAGGGCATCTTGGTGATGGCTGCGGGGAAGAACGCCCTGGCCGAGGAGATCCCCGAGGCGTACAAGGACGTGGACCGGGTGGTGGCGGCGGTGGAGGGGGCGGGGCTCTCCCGCAAGGTCGCACGGCTTAAGCCCATCGGGGTGATCAAGGGGTGA